In Desulfuromonadaceae bacterium, a genomic segment contains:
- a CDS encoding 4Fe-4S binding protein has protein sequence MIREVVTIDEEKCDGCGLCVPSCAEGAIKIINGKAKLVADNLCDGLGACLGHCPQNAITVERREADEFDEVAVEEHLKAEVKPAPAHNHAHAPQAPHGGGCPSAQVQSLPKASPAAAGGCPGSRLMNFAKPSSNGAESSGQRPSELRQWPVQLHLVPPTAPFLQGADVLLTADCVPFAYADFHKDLLKDRALLIACPKLDNTAPYVDKLTAMILHSNINSLTVVHMEVPCCTGLIHIARQAVVASGKEVELNTIRIGIQGEIKN, from the coding sequence ATGATCAGAGAAGTGGTAACAATCGACGAAGAAAAATGTGACGGCTGCGGTCTCTGTGTGCCCTCCTGTGCCGAAGGTGCCATCAAGATCATCAATGGCAAAGCCAAATTAGTCGCCGACAACCTCTGTGACGGTCTCGGTGCGTGTCTCGGTCATTGCCCTCAAAATGCGATTACCGTCGAGCGGCGGGAAGCCGACGAATTCGACGAGGTCGCGGTTGAAGAGCATCTCAAAGCTGAGGTTAAACCGGCTCCGGCGCACAATCATGCCCATGCTCCGCAAGCTCCTCATGGTGGTGGCTGCCCCTCGGCCCAGGTTCAGAGTCTGCCGAAAGCGTCTCCGGCGGCGGCCGGCGGGTGCCCCGGCTCGCGGCTGATGAATTTTGCCAAGCCTTCCTCGAACGGTGCGGAGAGCAGTGGCCAGCGTCCCTCCGAACTGCGCCAGTGGCCGGTGCAGCTGCACCTGGTGCCACCGACCGCACCCTTTTTGCAGGGCGCCGATGTGCTGCTCACCGCCGATTGCGTGCCCTTTGCCTACGCCGATTTTCACAAGGATCTGCTCAAGGACAGGGCGTTGCTGATCGCCTGCCCGAAGCTTGACAACACCGCCCCCTACGTTGACAAGCTGACCGCGATGATTCTGCACAGCAACATCAACAGTCTGACCGTTGTGCACATGGAAGTTCCCTGTTGCACCGGTTTGATTCACATCGCCCGTCAGGCGGTCGTCGCCAGTGGCAAAGAGGTCGAACTGAACACCATCCGGATCGGCATTCAGGGTGAAATCAAGAACTGA
- a CDS encoding HD domain-containing protein — MKSTDTDIHKRQQQRLMNEIMELLVTHFGAGLSEDELDRSIERLQKSFALAQASHDTQMRKSGEPYIFHPLRVAHFAARHWMDFPSIIAAILHDVVEDTPVTLAHVSEEFGKEVAFLVNGLTKVTDDNLSRDALKAETYRKTVLSAVDDVRVLCLKFWDRIDNLQTIGVLKPEKQSLIAEETRTVYVPLARHLGMGYVASELEALSLQVVYPRLAATYHALIEELRHEFTPKLRKIRSKIQNSFEQHKLNATLRDRWRSFSTDAAKQRKRGVTSLYTLEIQVDRTMDAYVALGLLHGIYYPIPGKLRDHLSVMSQFGYQALKTTVQARTTRIRVEITTRKLARFNAAGVLAPGFEFRKDNFRELMHSLSDGESAFDSERLRLASSTIQVYTPIGQIVTLPEGSSVLDFAFQIHEALGLHAQRARVNGQTRQLRSRLMDGDQVGIERADKPVVLPKWLEWTVTPKARNAIRRYLRTRVKESDKNEEQSTV; from the coding sequence ATGAAGTCGACTGACACAGACATACACAAACGCCAGCAACAGCGGCTGATGAACGAGATCATGGAGCTGCTGGTGACGCACTTCGGTGCCGGGTTGAGCGAAGATGAACTGGATCGTTCGATTGAACGGTTGCAGAAGTCGTTCGCTCTGGCGCAGGCCTCGCACGACACGCAAATGCGCAAATCGGGAGAACCTTATATTTTTCACCCGCTGCGGGTTGCCCATTTTGCGGCGCGCCACTGGATGGATTTTCCGTCGATTATTGCTGCGATTTTGCATGATGTTGTCGAGGATACTCCGGTAACACTGGCGCATGTCAGCGAAGAGTTCGGGAAAGAAGTGGCGTTTCTGGTTAACGGCCTGACCAAGGTGACGGATGATAATCTCAGTCGCGATGCCCTGAAGGCGGAGACGTACCGCAAAACGGTGCTGTCAGCGGTCGATGATGTCCGTGTCCTGTGTCTCAAATTCTGGGATCGAATTGATAATTTACAAACGATCGGTGTCCTTAAACCGGAAAAACAATCATTGATTGCGGAGGAAACCCGTACTGTCTATGTTCCGCTGGCGCGTCATCTCGGCATGGGGTATGTTGCCTCCGAGCTTGAGGCTTTGTCGTTGCAGGTGGTATATCCGCGTCTCGCGGCAACCTATCACGCGCTGATTGAAGAGCTGCGTCATGAGTTTACGCCTAAGTTGCGAAAAATTCGTTCCAAGATCCAGAACTCTTTTGAGCAGCATAAGCTCAATGCAACCTTGCGTGACCGCTGGCGCTCATTTTCGACCGATGCTGCCAAGCAGAGAAAGCGCGGAGTCACTTCGCTGTATACGCTGGAAATTCAGGTTGATCGCACGATGGATGCCTATGTGGCGCTCGGTTTACTGCACGGTATATATTATCCGATCCCCGGTAAATTACGCGATCATCTCAGTGTCATGTCGCAGTTCGGTTATCAGGCCCTGAAAACGACGGTTCAGGCGCGAACCACGCGAATTCGCGTCGAAATCACCACCCGCAAGCTGGCGCGTTTCAATGCGGCAGGGGTTTTGGCGCCAGGTTTTGAATTCCGCAAAGATAATTTCCGTGAACTGATGCATTCACTCTCCGACGGCGAATCGGCCTTCGATTCCGAACGCTTGCGACTGGCATCGAGTACGATTCAGGTCTATACGCCGATCGGTCAGATCGTGACCTTGCCGGAGGGGAGCAGCGTTCTCGATTTTGCTTTCCAGATTCACGAAGCGCTTGGCCTGCACGCACAACGCGCGCGGGTCAATGGTCAAACCCGCCAGCTGCGATCGCGCCTGATGGATGGTGATCAGGTCGGGATTGAACGCGCCGATAAGCCGGTAGTGCTGCCGAAATGGCTCGAATGGACGGTCACTCCGAAAGCACGTAACGCTATCCGGCGTTACCTGCGGACCCGGGTCAAGGAGAGCGATAAAAATGAGGAACAATCCACCGTTTAA
- a CDS encoding transposase, with protein MPRLARLDIAGLLQHVIVRGIERRDIFVDDIDRQNFVDRVTTLLPETGVHCYAWAILSNHFHMLLIPTATPLASFMRRLLTGYAVSFNRRHKRCGHLFQNRYKSIVCEEEPYLLELIRYIHLNPLRAGMVASLDELDHYRWSGHAVLMGNRSLSGQETNSILERFGNTLDTAQQNYRQFVADGIKKGQRDDLVGGGLRRSQGESKDNAYESFDERILGGGDFVDELKQHVELQTKMQGVVTLPRLLEVVSGMWDLDPEAVRRPSKIRALAAARGIICHLAIFELGYRGNEVGRFLHLGSSGVSLAAKRGEKILRVETAMLRQVMAEIEK; from the coding sequence ATGCCACGATTAGCCAGACTTGACATTGCCGGGCTTCTCCAACACGTAATCGTGCGGGGAATTGAGCGTCGCGATATTTTTGTTGACGATATCGACCGGCAGAATTTTGTGGATCGCGTCACCACTCTGCTCCCAGAAACCGGCGTTCATTGTTACGCCTGGGCGATTTTATCTAACCATTTTCACATGTTATTAATCCCGACCGCGACACCGTTGGCATCTTTCATGCGCCGCTTGCTGACCGGATACGCGGTGTCGTTCAATCGCCGCCACAAACGCTGCGGACACCTGTTTCAGAACCGCTATAAGTCCATCGTCTGCGAAGAGGAGCCTTATCTGCTGGAACTGATCAGATACATTCACCTCAATCCACTGCGGGCAGGGATGGTGGCGAGTCTTGATGAGCTGGATCATTACCGTTGGTCCGGCCACGCGGTCCTGATGGGTAACCGTAGTCTCTCCGGGCAGGAAACCAACTCGATTTTGGAACGCTTCGGCAATACGCTCGACACCGCACAACAAAACTATCGTCAATTTGTTGCGGATGGGATCAAGAAAGGTCAGCGTGATGATCTGGTCGGTGGGGGATTGAGGCGAAGTCAGGGCGAGAGTAAGGATAACGCATACGAAAGTTTTGATGAAAGGATACTGGGAGGCGGCGATTTCGTGGACGAGCTGAAACAGCATGTCGAACTGCAGACAAAGATGCAAGGCGTCGTCACCTTGCCCCGTTTGCTGGAAGTCGTTTCGGGGATGTGGGACCTCGATCCAGAGGCCGTGAGAAGGCCGAGCAAAATCAGAGCCCTGGCGGCAGCGCGGGGAATCATCTGTCATCTGGCGATATTTGAATTAGGTTATCGGGGAAACGAAGTCGGTAGGTTTCTGCACCTTGGCTCCTCGGGTGTTAGTCTTGCGGCAAAGCGGGGGGAGAAGATATTGAGGGTTGAGACAGCCATGTTGAGGCAGGTAATGGCTGAAATAGAAAAATAG
- a CDS encoding antitoxin, which produces MLSQYVKIYQATLAKWGEEAQYDQAIEECAELIVGIKHLKRKRISEEVVIDELADVALMVGQLTWMLGADKVERAIERKLEKLHSLLKE; this is translated from the coding sequence ATGCTGTCACAGTATGTGAAGATTTATCAGGCGACGCTCGCCAAGTGGGGTGAGGAAGCCCAGTACGATCAGGCGATCGAGGAGTGCGCCGAGCTGATTGTCGGGATCAAACATCTAAAAAGGAAACGCATCAGCGAAGAGGTCGTCATTGACGAGCTGGCCGATGTCGCACTGATGGTCGGTCAGTTGACCTGGATGCTCGGTGCGGATAAAGTTGAGCGGGCGATTGAACGCAAGCTGGAAAAGTTGCACTCCCTGTTGAAAGAGTAG
- a CDS encoding U32 family peptidase, with amino-acid sequence MRIIAPIDNAAEVVPLLAAGADELYGGYVPRAWQERYRLLASLNQRTFAGAQIESEAELAEIIAALHEQGKTFSLTLNAPFYDDRQLPLVLDYVERMAELGVDGIILADLVLLAQLRQRFPVFEYHASTLAHLTNSAAVRFYVQQGITRAVLPRHLTIAEMEAIATGLPEIHFDAFMLVGKCANTEGLCSFHHSSPDKIWPCEIPYVIEACHPPASANLNQAMERQALWSRSNRRHGCGLCALPALSRIGVHGVKLVGRGAATRVKIRNVKLVKEFIALSAKETDPKVFQRRARDAHSVSFGSPCCRNVCYYPEFLEEQQADQGGD; translated from the coding sequence ATGCGGATCATCGCGCCGATCGATAACGCTGCCGAGGTTGTACCGCTGCTTGCTGCCGGTGCCGACGAACTCTATGGCGGCTATGTGCCGCGCGCCTGGCAGGAACGTTATCGCTTGCTCGCCTCCCTCAATCAACGTACGTTTGCCGGTGCGCAAATCGAGAGCGAGGCGGAATTAGCGGAGATAATCGCGGCCTTGCATGAGCAGGGGAAAACCTTCTCCCTGACCCTTAATGCCCCTTTTTACGATGACCGGCAGTTGCCGCTGGTGCTTGATTACGTCGAGCGGATGGCAGAGCTGGGTGTTGACGGGATTATCCTCGCCGATCTGGTGTTGCTTGCCCAGCTCCGGCAACGCTTTCCCGTCTTTGAGTACCACGCCAGCACATTGGCCCATCTGACCAACTCGGCGGCCGTGCGTTTTTATGTGCAACAGGGGATCACGCGAGCCGTCTTGCCGCGTCATCTGACTATTGCCGAGATGGAGGCGATAGCAACCGGTCTGCCGGAAATCCACTTTGACGCTTTTATGCTGGTCGGAAAATGTGCCAATACCGAAGGACTTTGTTCGTTCCATCATAGCAGCCCCGATAAAATCTGGCCGTGCGAAATACCCTATGTCATCGAAGCGTGTCATCCACCCGCCAGCGCAAATCTCAACCAGGCGATGGAACGCCAGGCGCTCTGGTCGCGCAGCAATCGCCGTCACGGTTGTGGACTTTGTGCGCTCCCCGCACTGTCGCGGATCGGTGTACACGGGGTTAAGCTGGTTGGGCGTGGTGCAGCGACGCGTGTTAAAATCCGCAATGTAAAGCTGGTGAAAGAGTTTATCGCGCTGAGTGCGAAAGAAACCGACCCAAAGGTTTTCCAGCGCCGTGCACGCGATGCTCATTCTGTATCTTTCGGGTCGCCATGTTGCAGAAATGTATGTTATTATCCCGAATTCCTGGAGGAGCAGCAGGCCGACCAAGGGGGTGACTGA
- a CDS encoding formate/nitrite transporter family protein: MEKRFLSPAETTEQIVANGLRVNSQPLARTIVLSLLAGFYIAFGAQLTTVVTQDAASFVGYGIARLLGGSVFSLGLMLVVICGAELFTGNSLLTKTVLDHQLSLGKMGKNWGVVLLGNFVGSLFFAWLMYRSDLWRSGTITDHAVSIASAKCQLSFDVALIRGILCNWLVCLAIFMAVAARDIGGKILACYVPIMAFVASGFEHSVANMYLIPTGLFLKKHSGVIAPELTWNNFFFGNLLPVTLGNIVGGVVFVSCAYWFIHLRNQRTTR, from the coding sequence ATGGAGAAGCGGTTCCTCAGCCCCGCCGAGACCACGGAACAGATCGTTGCGAACGGTTTACGCGTCAACAGTCAACCGTTAGCGCGAACAATTGTGCTCAGCCTGCTGGCTGGTTTCTATATCGCTTTCGGTGCACAGCTCACCACCGTCGTTACCCAGGACGCGGCTTCGTTTGTCGGCTACGGTATTGCCCGACTGCTCGGCGGCAGTGTTTTTTCGCTTGGTCTGATGCTGGTGGTTATTTGCGGCGCGGAACTTTTTACCGGCAACAGCCTGCTTACCAAAACGGTCCTTGATCACCAGTTAAGTTTGGGCAAGATGGGCAAAAACTGGGGCGTCGTTCTGCTCGGTAATTTTGTTGGTTCCCTCTTTTTTGCCTGGCTGATGTATCGCTCAGATCTCTGGCGTTCGGGAACAATTACAGATCATGCGGTATCAATCGCCAGCGCTAAATGCCAACTCAGCTTTGACGTTGCACTGATCCGCGGCATCCTCTGCAACTGGCTGGTCTGCCTGGCGATTTTTATGGCCGTGGCAGCCCGAGACATCGGTGGCAAAATTCTCGCCTGTTATGTGCCGATCATGGCCTTTGTGGCCAGTGGCTTTGAACATTCGGTGGCGAATATGTACCTTATCCCCACCGGTCTGTTCCTGAAAAAGCATAGCGGGGTAATCGCCCCGGAGCTCACCTGGAACAACTTTTTTTTCGGCAACCTGCTGCCGGTAACTCTCGGCAACATCGTCGGCGGGGTCGTCTTCGTCTCCTGTGCCTACTGGTTTATCCACTTGCGCAACCAGCGAACAACGCGATAA
- a CDS encoding pyridoxal phosphate-dependent aminotransferase — MPIATKIKASIERSSWIRKMFEEGDRLRAQYGAENVFDFTIGNPSVEPPAEFHEMLLELARKPIPGMHRYMSNAGYEETRAAVAEVLAEQSGLAVNAQHIVMTCGAGGALNVVLKTLLNPGEEVIILTPFFVEYKFYIDNHGGVPVEVWTDRNTFQLDLAAIDAAITMKTRAIIVNTPNNPTGVIYPADSLRALGKLLRAKEAEFGGSITVISDEPYARIAYDGQRVPSIFTCIDNAVVVTSHSKDLALPGERIGYLAANPKMTDVGEFIEGAIFCNRTLGFVNAPALAQRLVTKLQRASVDIDEYRAKRDLLYNRLTELGFEMVKPGGGFYLFPKSPLADDIEFVTMAQQANILLVPGTGFGAPGFFRIAYCSEMKMIERSLSAWEKLAHELGF; from the coding sequence ATGCCGATAGCCACCAAAATCAAAGCGTCGATTGAACGTTCCTCATGGATCAGAAAAATGTTTGAAGAAGGTGACCGCCTTCGCGCTCAATACGGCGCGGAAAACGTCTTCGATTTCACTATCGGCAATCCTTCCGTCGAACCCCCCGCCGAGTTCCATGAGATGCTGCTGGAACTGGCCCGCAAACCGATCCCCGGTATGCATCGCTATATGAGCAATGCCGGTTACGAAGAAACCCGCGCGGCGGTGGCCGAGGTGCTTGCCGAGCAGTCCGGCCTGGCGGTGAACGCACAACATATTGTCATGACCTGTGGTGCCGGTGGCGCGCTCAATGTCGTGCTGAAAACCCTCCTTAACCCCGGTGAAGAAGTCATTATTCTTACGCCGTTTTTTGTCGAGTACAAGTTTTATATTGATAATCACGGCGGGGTGCCGGTCGAGGTCTGGACCGACCGGAATACCTTTCAGCTCGATCTGGCGGCCATCGACGCTGCAATTACGATGAAGACCCGAGCCATTATCGTCAATACTCCGAACAACCCGACCGGAGTGATCTATCCTGCCGACAGCCTGCGCGCGCTTGGCAAGCTGTTGCGCGCCAAAGAAGCTGAATTCGGTGGATCAATTACTGTCATCTCTGACGAACCGTACGCACGCATTGCCTACGATGGACAACGTGTCCCGAGCATCTTCACCTGTATCGACAATGCGGTGGTGGTCACCTCCCACTCGAAAGACCTGGCTCTTCCCGGTGAGCGGATCGGCTATCTGGCAGCGAATCCGAAGATGACCGATGTCGGTGAATTTATCGAGGGTGCGATTTTCTGCAATCGCACTCTCGGCTTCGTCAATGCCCCGGCACTGGCCCAGCGACTGGTCACCAAACTTCAGCGTGCCAGCGTTGATATCGACGAATATCGCGCCAAACGCGATTTACTGTATAACCGTTTGACGGAACTCGGCTTTGAAATGGTCAAACCGGGGGGTGGATTTTATCTCTTTCCGAAGTCCCCCCTTGCCGATGATATTGAATTTGTGACCATGGCCCAGCAGGCTAATATTCTGCTGGTACCAGGAACCGGGTTCGGTGCCCCCGGTTTCTTCCGCATTGCTTATTGTAGCGAGATGAAGATGATTGAACGCAGCCTGTCCGCCTGGGAGAAACTTGCGCACGAGCTTGGATTTTAA
- a CDS encoding YaiI/YqxD family protein — protein sequence MKVWVDADACPAVIKEILFKAANRVRVQLTLVANHFMRIPASPQIDFLLVAAGCDVADNEIVARLSRGDLVVTSDIPLAAEVIETGGIALSPRGELYSPDDIRSILIMRDFMDNLRGSGIDTGGPPPLNKSDRQNFANQLDRILTRYT from the coding sequence ATGAAAGTATGGGTTGACGCGGACGCATGCCCGGCGGTGATCAAGGAAATATTATTCAAGGCCGCCAACCGTGTTCGCGTGCAGTTGACGCTGGTTGCGAATCATTTTATGAGGATTCCCGCTTCACCACAGATCGATTTTTTGCTGGTCGCCGCCGGGTGCGATGTGGCCGACAACGAAATCGTTGCCCGCCTCAGTCGGGGTGATCTGGTGGTCACCAGTGATATTCCACTGGCCGCCGAAGTGATAGAAACGGGGGGGATTGCCCTGAGTCCGCGTGGTGAGCTCTATTCCCCTGACGATATTCGTTCCATCCTGATCATGCGTGATTTTATGGACAACCTTCGGGGGAGCGGGATTGACACCGGAGGACCACCGCCGTTAAACAAATCTGACCGCCAGAATTTTGCCAACCAGCTGGACAGGATTTTAACCAGATATACCTGA
- a CDS encoding O-acetylhomoserine aminocarboxypropyltransferase/cysteine synthase: MSETPFKGLGTKALHAGQIPDPTTGSRALPIYQTSSYVFNSSEHAANLFALKEMGNIYTRLMNPTTDVLEKRLAELDGGVGALALASGSAAITLAILNIARAGDNIVSTNSLYGGTYNLFHHTFKRMGIDVHFIDSSDPANIAAAIDAQTKAVFTETIGNPKNNIDDFEAIAKIAHAHKLPFIVDNTVATPVLFKPLEHGADIVCYSLTKFIGGHGTSIGGAVVDGGTFDWSSGRFPEYTTPDPSYHGLVYHEALGNLAYILKMRLTLLRDMGPCISPFNSFQIVQGLETLHVRMPRHCENAQKVAEFLNNHPQVSWVNYPGLPNHPDFKRAQKYLPKGPGAILGFGIKGGATAGAKFIDSVKLCSHLANIGDAKTLVIHPATTTHSQLSEAEQLSAGVSPDFVRVSVGIEDIEDILADLDQALTAAS; this comes from the coding sequence ATGAGTGAAACACCGTTTAAGGGTCTTGGCACCAAAGCTTTGCACGCCGGACAAATCCCCGATCCAACTACCGGTTCACGTGCGCTACCGATTTATCAGACATCTTCTTATGTCTTCAACTCTTCGGAGCATGCCGCCAACCTCTTTGCCCTCAAGGAAATGGGGAATATCTACACCCGATTAATGAACCCGACCACTGATGTTCTTGAAAAACGCCTGGCAGAACTCGATGGCGGTGTCGGCGCGCTGGCGCTCGCCTCCGGGTCAGCGGCAATTACCCTGGCGATCCTCAACATTGCCCGCGCCGGGGATAATATCGTTTCGACCAATTCACTCTACGGCGGCACCTACAATCTGTTTCACCACACCTTCAAGCGGATGGGAATCGACGTCCATTTTATCGACAGCTCGGACCCGGCGAATATAGCCGCAGCGATCGACGCTCAGACCAAGGCGGTGTTCACCGAAACGATCGGCAACCCCAAGAACAATATTGATGATTTTGAGGCCATCGCCAAGATTGCCCACGCGCACAAACTCCCTTTTATCGTCGATAACACTGTCGCCACCCCGGTGCTTTTCAAACCGCTGGAGCATGGCGCGGATATTGTCTGTTATTCCCTGACCAAATTTATCGGCGGCCACGGCACCAGCATCGGTGGTGCCGTCGTTGACGGGGGTACTTTCGACTGGTCGAGCGGACGGTTCCCTGAGTACACCACCCCTGACCCGAGCTATCACGGGCTGGTCTATCACGAAGCCCTCGGCAATCTTGCCTACATCCTCAAAATGCGTTTGACCCTGCTGCGTGACATGGGACCGTGTATCTCGCCGTTCAACTCTTTCCAGATCGTGCAGGGGCTGGAGACGCTGCATGTGCGGATGCCGCGTCATTGTGAAAACGCCCAGAAAGTCGCCGAGTTTCTGAATAACCATCCGCAAGTATCGTGGGTCAACTATCCCGGGCTCCCCAATCATCCCGATTTTAAACGGGCGCAAAAATATCTCCCCAAAGGTCCGGGAGCGATTCTCGGTTTCGGCATTAAAGGGGGCGCAACAGCGGGTGCGAAGTTTATCGACAGTGTCAAGCTTTGCAGTCACCTGGCCAACATCGGTGACGCCAAAACCCTCGTCATCCACCCGGCTACCACCACCCATTCGCAGTTGAGTGAAGCGGAGCAGTTGTCCGCCGGGGTCAGCCCCGACTTCGTGCGGGTATCGGTCGGCATCGAGGATATCGAAGATATTCTTGCTGATCTTGATCAGGCGCTGACGGCGGCGAGCTGA
- a CDS encoding histidine triad nucleotide-binding protein yields MATNCLFCKINSGEIPGNFIYEDEDLIAFADINPQAPHHYLLVPRRHIPTTLDLTADDAALIGRIYLAAGKIARQLGFAQAGFRVVNNCNEAAGQTVWHIHFHLLAGRNLTWPPG; encoded by the coding sequence ATGGCTACGAACTGTCTTTTTTGCAAAATAAATTCCGGCGAAATTCCGGGGAATTTTATTTACGAGGATGAGGATCTGATCGCTTTTGCAGATATTAATCCTCAGGCACCGCATCACTATCTGCTGGTGCCACGTCGACACATTCCAACCACCCTTGATCTGACTGCTGACGACGCAGCGTTGATCGGTCGGATCTATCTGGCGGCCGGGAAGATCGCTCGACAGCTTGGCTTTGCTCAAGCAGGATTTCGGGTGGTGAACAATTGTAACGAGGCCGCCGGACAAACTGTCTGGCATATCCATTTTCATCTGCTCGCCGGGCGCAACCTGACCTGGCCGCCGGGCTGA
- a CDS encoding class I SAM-dependent methyltransferase produces MPTSLSCPLCVHAETVLYCQDKKRSYWQCVRCSLVFVPPEYRLFPAAEKAHYDLHNNDPADMRYRRFLSRLFEPLCERVSVPARGLDFGSGPGPTLSLMFAETGYDMAIYDPYYAPDGAALLNRYDFITASEVVEHLYQPGVVLAKLYALLFPGGWLGLMTKLVSTAEAFAGWHYKQDPTHVCYFSPATFRWWAEQIGCDVEFVGQDVVLLHKPQPLMQRYSSGA; encoded by the coding sequence ATGCCGACCTCTCTAAGCTGCCCACTATGCGTCCACGCTGAAACCGTTTTGTATTGTCAGGATAAAAAACGTTCCTACTGGCAATGTGTCCGTTGCTCCCTGGTCTTTGTCCCGCCTGAGTACCGTCTATTTCCTGCCGCTGAAAAGGCCCACTATGACCTGCACAACAACGATCCAGCCGATATGAGGTATCGACGTTTTCTGTCACGGTTGTTCGAGCCGCTGTGCGAGCGGGTTTCAGTGCCGGCCCGGGGGCTGGATTTCGGCAGTGGTCCGGGACCCACCTTGTCACTGATGTTCGCCGAGACGGGGTATGACATGGCAATCTATGATCCCTATTATGCGCCGGACGGCGCTGCGTTGCTCAACCGCTACGATTTCATCACTGCCAGCGAGGTTGTCGAACATCTTTATCAACCGGGCGTGGTACTGGCAAAACTTTATGCACTGCTGTTTCCGGGAGGCTGGCTGGGGCTGATGACCAAACTGGTTTCAACTGCTGAGGCATTTGCTGGGTGGCACTATAAGCAGGATCCTACACACGTTTGTTATTTTTCCCCTGCGACATTCAGGTGGTGGGCGGAGCAGATTGGTTGTGATGTTGAATTTGTGGGGCAGGATGTGGTTCTGCTGCACAAACCGCAGCCACTTATGCAGCGTTATTCTTCGGGCGCGTAA
- a CDS encoding TlyA family RNA methyltransferase, translating into MTKERLDKILVDRGLTPSRERARALILAGQVVVDDHRIDKAGTRVSPLADIRLKGADIPFVSRGGLKLEKGLDAFAVAVQGRVAIDVGASTGGFTDCLLQHGAARVFAVDVGYGQLAWKLREDSRVVNLERTNIRDLSRSQLAEPPSLAVIDASFISLKLVLPPTLKLLTPDAEIIALIKPQFEVGKGKVGKGGVVRDPEQHRETVAAIEAVAVELGCRVDNVIASPLLGPKGNREFLIHLFKKATP; encoded by the coding sequence TTGACCAAAGAACGTCTTGATAAAATACTCGTTGATCGTGGCTTGACCCCCTCGCGGGAGCGTGCCCGGGCGTTAATTCTGGCCGGGCAAGTGGTGGTTGATGATCACCGGATCGACAAGGCCGGAACCAGGGTGTCACCGCTGGCTGACATTCGTCTCAAAGGTGCGGATATCCCCTTTGTCTCACGGGGGGGACTGAAGCTGGAGAAGGGGCTCGATGCCTTTGCGGTGGCGGTTCAGGGACGGGTCGCCATTGATGTCGGGGCATCGACCGGGGGGTTTACCGATTGCCTGTTGCAACATGGTGCGGCCAGGGTTTTTGCCGTGGATGTCGGCTACGGGCAGCTGGCCTGGAAGCTCCGCGAAGATTCACGGGTAGTGAATCTGGAACGTACCAATATCCGTGACCTGAGCAGATCTCAATTGGCCGAACCGCCTTCACTGGCGGTCATCGACGCCTCGTTTATTTCCCTCAAACTGGTTCTGCCGCCAACGCTTAAGCTACTGACGCCTGACGCTGAAATCATTGCCCTGATCAAACCTCAATTTGAGGTCGGCAAAGGGAAGGTCGGCAAGGGCGGGGTGGTGCGTGATCCGGAACAGCACCGTGAGACAGTGGCGGCGATTGAAGCTGTTGCAGTTGAACTCGGTTGCCGAGTCGATAATGTCATCGCAAGCCCGTTGCTCGGGCCGAAGGGCAATCGTGAATTTCTGATCCATCTGTTTAAAAAGGCGACGCCATGA
- a CDS encoding sel1 repeat family protein, with product MMSETRNAELSEATKSEIKEQKEAIIKASTLYDKAHNGPSGIQFEVGVKFYNIKSEKLAFDFFKKAAKRGNAKSMNRLGEMYFHGKGCIRSLSRAKLWWERSAELGNQKAQNNLKSMPIE from the coding sequence ATGATGTCAGAAACAAGGAATGCAGAACTTTCTGAAGCAACAAAGTCAGAAATCAAGGAACAAAAAGAGGCCATAATTAAAGCTTCAACGTTATACGACAAGGCCCATAATGGCCCGTCCGGTATTCAATTTGAGGTCGGTGTCAAATTTTATAATATAAAAAGCGAGAAGCTGGCTTTCGATTTTTTTAAGAAAGCCGCCAAAAGGGGCAATGCCAAATCGATGAATCGGTTGGGAGAAATGTATTTTCACGGGAAAGGCTGCATCAGATCTTTGTCAAGGGCCAAGTTATGGTGGGAACGCAGTGCTGAACTTGGCAACCAGAAAGCCCAGAATAATCTGAAATCGATGCCAATAGAGTGA